CTGGGTGTCGGTGAAGTCCACCTACGGACTGTCGGTGACCGAGAACGAGAAGACCACGATCACCGACATGCTGGGTACCTGCTCCTCATGAGCGCACACCCCTCACCGCCGGAGCAGATCGTCAGCAAGGTGAAGGCCGGTCCCGGCGGTGCGATGACGGACGAGGTCGGTGTCATCACCGGCGACCTCACCATCACCACCCGCCTCCTTGACGACGGACGCGCCCACATCGCCATCCAGTACACGGACGCAGACGAGTGGTACACCCTCACAGGCAGCCCCGTCCCCGCGCCGCCGCAGAGCCTGGCTGCTCTCCACGAACAGATCCTGGAACGGGTCCGCCACGGCGGCAGCGCCGAAGCCCCGCGCTGATCCTGTGGCACGTGTGGTTCTTCTCTTTCCGTGGGACTCCGGTCCGGCGACAGCGGGCCGGTTTGAGGCCTTCCTGGGGACGGAGAGCCGGCCGCATACGCTAAACTTGATCTTGAGCTGGTCGCCGCAACTTAGGATGGCTGGTTGCGCGTTGGTGGTCCAAGGCAAGACGCCCCGCTTCCTGCGGGGAAATGCAGGTGCAAGGCCTGCCCGGCGCTCGATATATGGGGCCCGTCCGTACACCGGACGGGCCCCGTTCGTTGCCCGGCGGGAGAACCCGGGCGGCTGCGATTTCCCTGTTCCGGCGTGCGATGCGCTCGGGGGTGTGGCACCGTGGCGGTCAGTACGGCCCGCCGTTTTCCCCCGAAACGGCGGGCCGTTCGCGTTCTGCAGGCCCGGCCAGGTGCCGCTCCGTCAGACGTTGCGTATCAGGACCGGCCGCGGGCGACGGACGGGCGGGGGTGGCCGGTAGCCGGGCAGGGAGGCGAGATGCTCGCAGACTCCGCCGTACTGGGGAAACGCAACCCCCCAGCAGCGACCCGTTCCCGCTGACTGAAGAGGAGGAAGGAAGAGGACCGCGCACACAAAGAGCACGAGCGTTCCCTCCGCTCTCATACCCAGAGCCACGAGCCGGCCCGGCAGGCGAGTTGACGTGCAGACAGAGACGCTGGTGAGGCTGGTCAGTGAGCTGGGTAGCGCCGTCATCGGTGCCGGAGAAGCCCTGCTGCTGGCTGTAACCGGCTGTCCGGGTACGCGGCGGAGGCCAACCGCTTCGGCCGAGACTATGGCGTTGAGCACCGTCCCAGGACGATCGGCCACCAGGTAGTCCACATTCGGTCACCTGGCACGCGCAGACCCCGACCTCCATGTGACTCACTTCACTTTTCGCGCGAGTGGTCTCCGCAGGCTCTAGGTAGGTATGACGGAAAGCCACCCGCAGCTCCCCGAGCAGCCGGATCCGGTTCCCGAACCGACCGCAGGCTCGGGACACAGCGAAACAGCCAGCTTGGTGTTGTTGATCAACACCGTTCTGGGAGGTCTCGGGACTCTGTACGTGACCACCAATTCAGTGGCAGTCACGCTCACTTCGGCTTTACTGGTCCTGCTGATTGTCGTCGTGAAGCGCAGGAACGGGTGCGATTCGCGTCCGGGCCGGAGAGGCGATCGGAGTGGACAGTGAGTCCGACGGTTTCACGGCGTTCTTCGAGAGTCACTATCCCCGGGTGATCGCCATGCTGGTCGCCCACCGCGGTTTCGCCGAGGTCATCGCGCAAGACGCTGCTGCCGAGGCTATGACCAGGCTGGTCCAGCACTGGGGGAAGGTGCAGGCCCCTCAGGCATGGGTCCGAACCGTCGCGTTCCGGGTGGCTTGCCAACTGGCGGGGAATCAGCAGGCCGGGCTGTCGGAGAGGGAACTCGTTGACCGCGGGTCGACGCAGGACCTGGTCGCGGCGGAGCTCGCTCTGGTCGCAGGAACCGCAATCGCGGCTCTGCCCCGAAGGCAGCAGGAAGTCATGACGCTGACACTGGTTGACATGACTCCTTCGGAGATCGCCGAAGTCCTGGGGTGCACCCCGGCGCAGGCGAGGGCCAACCTCGCCCACGCGCGCCGGACCCTGAGAAGCGCGATCCGGATGGACAGGGAGGCATGAAGATGGATCCGACACCCATCGGCGCGTCCAAGCCGGCCGATCAGGATGCCGCCTACGACCGGCTCGTCGAACAGTATTCCGCACCGGAGACCCTTTCGGCTGCGCTCGAACGGGTCACCGCCGAAGCTCGCCGACGGGCCGAAGCCGAGGAAGCGGCAGCGGGCCGGCCATCTGCATTCCCTGCCGAGGACACTGCGGATGCGGGCCGTGAGACGAACCGGCGTCTTCACCGGCACGGCGACCGCCCTCGCCTGCAGAACCTGCGAGGCGGTGGATCAGCTGGTACCGACGTGTACCCCGCCCGTTCCGGTGCGGCAGCAGTCGTGGGAGCAGTAGACGAACAACGTTCGCTCGCGCCATCCGTGATGACCGGCGGACGTACCCGGCCGCGCTACCTCCTGGCCATCGAGGCGCTCGTCTCCACCGCTGCTGAACCTCACCAGTGGGCGGGGATGCTGCCTGAACACCAGAGGATCTGCCGACTGTGCCAGGAGATCAGGTCGGTCGCTGAGATCGCGGCGCTCACCGATGTGCCTCTTGGAGTTGCCCGCATCCTTGTAGCTGATCTTGCGGAAGCAGGAATCGTCGATGTTCACCAGCCGCAGGCCGCCGAGGCCGGTAGCGCCCCTGCCGTAAGTCTGCTCGAACGGGCTCTCAGCGGGCTCCGCAAGCTTTAGTCGGCCAACAGGTGCAGTCCGAGGCAGCCGCGCGGCTGCCTGTCGCCTGGTGCTGAGGAGGCAGCGCCGGGCGGTGACCAGGGCGTGCCAACGTTCGCGGGCGGCCGACTCGCCGTCGGCCCAACGGGCGTCGGCCTGCTGCTCCGAACGGCGGCGAAGTGTCCGGGGTTGACCTGGCCCGGGTCGCGTTGATCAGATCGGTCGGCGCCGTGGTGAGGGGAGGGACTGCTCCCCAGCCGGTAGCTCCGCCCCAACCCCGGCCACGCTTGAGTAGGCAGCAGGGCGCCTCCCTGCTGATGGCCAAGTCCCGGCATAAGAAGCCGGAGTCAGAGATCGCCTCAGGGGACGGCTTGAAGTAGCGCGGACGTTCAGCTGACCAGCCTGCTTGCCCCCCGGCGACGCGCGCTGCTGACCCTGCTGTGCATGAAGCCAGCTTGCGGCTGTACGCTTGCTTTTCGACGCAATCCTTGGATGCTATCCTTGGATTTATATCTTGGCTTCAATCCAAGGATTGCTACCTTGGCTTTATGTCAAGCAATGAGAAGCCTCGTCTCATCCCGACCGGCAAGTGCTGGTGCGGCTGCGGGAAGGACGTCGGCCTAGGCAAGTTCTTCGCCGCCGGCCACGACAAGATCGCCGAAGCCGCGCTCATGGCCCTCAAGTACGACGGGTCCGTCGCTCAACTGCTCCACGCCCACGGCTTCGGCTCGCACCATTCCGTCCGCTACGCCGCCGTCACCGATCCGGACTGCTCGTGGGAGAAGTGCGCCGACTGTAACTACAGCGGCGCCCCTGCCAGCATCGCCAACCACCGCAAGAAGGATCATCCCGACCGGCATGTCCTCGCCCAGGCGATTCGCGCCCTCGGTGGCACCTGGGATCCGCAGCGCGCCATCCAGGCTCTGGGCGACCACGGTCACGCGTGGGAAGACCAACAGGCAGCGGAGAAAAGGGTCCGGCAGATCCTGCGCGACCTGTGCGCAGACGGGCTCATCATCAAAACCGACCATCAACGGGCTGTCTACGACCTCGTTCAGGAGTAGAGCCGGGGAAGCTGCGGTACTCAACAGGCGCAGATGGCTTGTCACTATGGTGGCCAGCAAGCCACCCCTCGGGTCCCTCCACGTCCTGGATCATCAGGCCCCTCGCGCGCAGCTCCTTCGGGGCTGCGTGCGAGGGGCCTCTCTGCTGCTGCCTGCCGTTCGCTTCTCCGTCCATCGAGGTCAAACCGAACGGCAAGCAGCGGACGTACTGACCTCACACGGCCCTGACCTGAGGGAAAGGTTACGACGCAGCTTCTGATCTTGACTCTGAAGCTGTGTCCGATCCGCCGACGGCAGTCGCGTGTCCATCGCTAGTCGGTCGCACAGACCCCGTCGGAGCTCCCCGGGGCTCCAGGATGCGGAGAATGGGGGACAGGAGCCTCAGTGACCAGGCGGTCCGCTGGGTGTCCGCGCCTTCGGGTGGGTCGTTGAGGGCGGTGGTGACGCGGCGCAGCAGTCGGAAGCCGCCGGTCAGCAGCCGAGGGCTGGGGCGCAGGGCGAGGACGGAGCCTGCTTGGTGGGTCAGACCTGGCCACTGGATCTGGTGGCTGAGGAGCGCTGCGAGTCTGATCGTGGCCGTGAGGGGGGCGCGGTTCGTCGGAAGATGCTCCCGCAGCAGTTCAACGAGGGGCCGGGCGATCTTTCCTTCCGCCTCCGCGATGCCGAACTGGATATTGAAAGCCCGAGTGAGGTCGTTGACAGCGTCTTCGTACCGCTGCGCGTACAAGCGGACCATGCTGCGGCCCGCCAGGCACCACGGCCATTGCGGGTGCTCGGACAGGGCCTGGTCGAAGTCCTGTTCCGCTTCGGCGAGCCGCCCCGCCTCCCACAGCAGCCATCCGCGCATCGCGAAGGCGAGCTCATACGCGTCGTCGAGGGAGA
The DNA window shown above is from Streptomyces sp. NBC_01451 and carries:
- a CDS encoding RNA polymerase sigma factor; translation: MDSESDGFTAFFESHYPRVIAMLVAHRGFAEVIAQDAAAEAMTRLVQHWGKVQAPQAWVRTVAFRVACQLAGNQQAGLSERELVDRGSTQDLVAAELALVAGTAIAALPRRQQEVMTLTLVDMTPSEIAEVLGCTPAQARANLAHARRTLRSAIRMDREA
- a CDS encoding DUF742 domain-containing protein; translated protein: MGAVDEQRSLAPSVMTGGRTRPRYLLAIEALVSTAAEPHQWAGMLPEHQRICRLCQEIRSVAEIAALTDVPLGVARILVADLAEAGIVDVHQPQAAEAGSAPAVSLLERALSGLRKL